Genomic DNA from Solanum dulcamara chromosome 4, daSolDulc1.2, whole genome shotgun sequence:
TAGCGGGAATTCAATGGTAACTCATGATTCTATTATTCAAATTTGTCGTCGCTAGTATACTTAACCTTATTTATTTGTGTTTAATGTTTAGTAGAGGTTTGAATCTGAATGGTTTAGGCATTAGGCcacataatatatttatttttctattttttgatgCGTCTGAATGACTTAGATCTAGACAGAGATAGTTACGCCTATGATACCATTGGGAGTTGCaagttgatatatatatatatatatatatatatatatatatatatatatatatatatatatatatatatatatatataattgttttcgATTTATATTGTGATATAATTAGAGGAGCTAAGGCAACATCAATATTTTAGGAGCCAAGATGTTGTTGTTTTCTATTTGGTCTATGTTTTGGCATAAACATTAACTTAACATTTCCAAAGTTGAAACAGTTGGGAGTGATACTACTGTTAATTGTTATCATGATCAGATTAGGAGGACCATCGAAATttcccaattttttttcatttgatgCTGGGTAACTCTATTGAATTTCTCGATTGATTCAATTATGAGACACGCAAGACCCATAAGATATTTTTCATTCCGCGACTCAAATCCAAAAATAAATGTCCCATTAAAGTTAACTTAAGGCCACCAATCTTATTGAGCGGCCCTTCTATTAAAGAATATATTTCAAAATGTCAAGAAGGCAGTACATATataatcattttttaatttttttaaaacaaaaaaaaatgtaggGCCCAACCGGGTTCGAACCGGTGACCTCTTGATCTGCAGTCAAATGCTCTACCACTGAGCTATGGACCCCTACTGTTGATTAACTTAAGGAAGTACACTAATTAATCTAATACTTTCAGGTTCAGAGTAGTTAGTAATGTGAACTTCTCCAGAGTTTCTGCGTAGAAAGATCTGAAATTCACATGCATCTGTTTCTATTTCCAAGGCATCACACACTTTACAATTAAGCCACTTCAGGCTGATTGATATAGCAAGTATTTTTTCTGAATTGAACTTATAATATTAGCAGAGCCATGTGAGATAGGGACCCATAGTCCACAACAACAGCTGATTTTCGGTGGCAAAACTTGTAACACTGCTAATATAAATACAAACCTTTCCAATACTGCAAACTTCACAACAAGTTCCACTTCAAATACAAAAACTTAATTCACTCTCCAATCAAAACCACCAAAGTTAATCGActttcaaaatcaacaaaacATGGGTATTCGTTTGCCATCAATTATTTCCAGTGTGAAGCAATTTCACAAATTGCAGTCTGTGGTTACTCGGAATCAAATATCCGATGTACCAAAAGGACATTTTGCAGTTTACGTAGGAGAAACAGAGATGAAACGATATGTGGTTCCTATTTCATACTTAAATCACACTTCCTTCCAGGAATTGCTTCAGAAATCAGAGGAAGAATTCGGGTTTCAACATCCAATGGGCGGTCTCACGATACCCTGCAACGAAGATGCGTTTTTTCATGTCACTTCTCGATTAAACACTTGTTTATGATATGAAGCAGCAGCATTATATATTCTACAGACTAGATTAGCTAGAGCTtacaaaatttttaattttctcgttgattttttttttcctcttgcCACACAAGAGATGTAaacttaattatatatagaCAAAGCGCCTTGCAATCAATTTTTTACTGGGTTTGTCTTGGAAATTAAAATAGACATATAAAGctcttttaaatttttggtgCATAATCATCTGATTATGTTAATGCTAGCTGGAACTCGAGTAATTGGCAgcccattttttttttttttttttttggggggggggggggggtgtttCAATTTGCTGTTTCCTAGATCTGTGATATTTGATTAGTGTACTCTCCGTATTGTTTAAGTAAttagaataataattcatatataCGCGGGTTGAATATGCAAAATATTTATGTAGGTACATGTATTAGTTTGGGGATGCTTAGGTTAGCTGGCAATCAACTTTTTTATGTTGGTAAGCTTATAGCGATCGCTGATAATATAAATTCAGACTTAAGCTAATTTTGATGGAGCCTAAAATCCAAACAATTATATACTAAGGAAAAGTATTAAACTGTAACACCCTAATTTTTTTCCGCCAAGACTtgaaccattcttcatgtgcGTGTTGGATCGAAGTCGaagacttcaaattgtatatatgagttaggatcaattcctaagtatttgaagtgtattaaatgtgttttagggtcataagggatccctaacaccaagccgagtccaaaaaatttctatcggctaagttttttgATGAatccgtataagggtcaacttcaaacaatcatatctcctaaaatatatcgAATTGggggcccatgacctatcaaattaaaggtatttgagtcttctttccaaagcCACAAAATttgtctcatttgaagtttagagtaaaaagttatgaccattttactggaTACGCTCTATCCTGGCAGAAGTCCGCGATGGATCCGCAATGCGGAGAGGACACGGACTCCACTGCCTAAGACGAACGACGCcccctttatttttttaagggtatttttgttcTATAACCCTTTGGGGAGTTATTCTAATGTACCTAAACTTGTAGAAATCAAttttcctcattaaaaatcctctcattcacttctaaacatcaacgctcaagaattttcaagaaagcatcaagttagggttctttttcaagattcttcaacaaggtagttccttcatagatttcaagctttccaaaccaaacttcttcatctattcatgaatcgctaagagaaatcttaaatcctaaccatagggttttcaagaaaacaaatccaagaatttcaagaaagggtctcttgattgttcttcttcaagttaagatttttcatcaagatttatggagcttttaaggtatgtaaggctaacctaaaatatgaattgagttcttccatatgccccatagatcagatgtgttggatagaaattgtgaaagactCGAACCCTCCATGAACgctttcttgaattttcctaaaaccctagaatacctttacatactattaattgattgatgatcttcatgacttgaattcttgaacaaatTACCTTTCACATGATATTTCATAAACTGTtgccatatatatattgattgtaaatgattatgtatatgtattaattgGAATGAAAAGCACGAATTAGGATAACTaggaatgtgaatggcataaaatagGAACATAACTTATTATTTTCATACAAGTATATCTAACTACTCTTGAAGGATCTGATTGGGActaattggatagtatgatttgttgaaaggtttgattgtgataaaattgataaattgatagGGGTCcacatgagacttgtcgatatgattagattgaactgattggatagagttttatgagcattgagtcttgggaggagtatcgagcaccgaattggataagattaagtaataactcgaacccaataactatatcgccaaatgtaggaggggatttgactgttaaagtcggatgtttcccaaattactgtcctaacatgataggacttgattgattgtggatccatgaTTATTGATTCATTCCTACCCTGGTAAGGCATGAACGAGCGTGGCaataacgtcggcttgttgtactatcactggctcataagtgatagttgtcggataagagaaacttccatataagtcttgatagtactctgagtcagattagaatagattggattgggttgtgtatgattggtcttatctaaatcatattcttgtttaaacttaggacatcttgatttagttgttccttcttttgagttaagattctgagttgatttgatcttGCCCTGATGCATATTTtatcctgccattttacatactcgtacattccacgtactgactccatttggcctgcattatttcatgatgcaaagacaggtactagagatcatcaacaaatgcactgttgaggatctattcgcttccagctagttggtgagtcctccctgtttccggaggataccgtagttatcttttcaactttgagtttgttttcctttattttgatttgtggtggccatgaacttgtcattgacacctcttgaattgttgataaaggcttcataaactagagtgtggatgatgttgatttgttcgttttgactagtttcattcttactaaTTGTCAAATTGGAtatgtggttggcctttggccttatttatgaataaaatccttgtgagttaagtcttccgctgatagaatgcgATTGAATGAGAGTGTGATTGGattaagtggttcgcttgaagaccagcaatgatttttgagtgccgACCACGTGTAGAATACCCTTCCGGAGTGTGACATAAACAAGTTGGAATATTGTAGGGATATGAGTAGATTTAGGTCAATATTGTGATCTAGATTATAAATAGTACATATCTATTATTCAATGCGCATGAAtttggtaaaaaaaaagaagaagttattTCTAGCCTTTggtaaaaaaactttttttctaatttgttctttcttttttgtgtatataaatttattgagttcttttcttcttcttcttcttcttttttttttcttttagttgaAAACTCATATTTGTAAGATAGcaatagaatatatttttttaatcaataacaATAAATCTAATcataaattaaaaggaaaattttgaaagctcAAATGATTCGTATCTGAATTTTTACTTTGAAGGTGAGATTTTAATTCTCCACGTTGTAATTCTCTCTCCCATTTCCCAattcaaaaagtaaaaaagatttacaaaataacaataaatcCAATTGAAAGTTTGAATATTAAAACATACTATTAATAAATGTTGGCAGATTAAAGagttatattttattatctGAGTCTATCAGgacaaaattatataaatttctGACCGAGGATTAAACTACATGAATTTTGATCGAtatctttttaattatattaatatcatagaattatatttataatattctccgtataatttttgaatatttaaattttaacatatttaatcaattttttaaaaataaaacatgacaaATATTTCAGGAGAGTAACAAGTATAAATAATTCAATGTAATAGGGAAAATATAAACATTACATACCACACCTACTTGACGTATTTTGTAAGCTCTCTCCAGTGTCGCTTCACACAGGTGTGatatctttttctttaattcCTTTTTAGTGCAATTTGCGTATTCTAGAAATCTTGGGTCCTATCTACTCGGAATCAAATTTCGTTTACGTATTCTTTCAATATTGGGAATCTTGGGTCTTATCTAACTGTTGGACTGTGATTGTGCACACCAGGTGTTTGAGAAAATTCCCTAGTGATTTTCTTCATCACGTTTTACGAATCGTTTTATGAGTTGTGATTTCATCCATTGGTGATTGATTTCCACAGCGATTTCTTGTTCAAAAACAAGAA
This window encodes:
- the LOC129885370 gene encoding auxin-responsive protein SAUR21-like; protein product: MGIRLPSIISSVKQFHKLQSVVTRNQISDVPKGHFAVYVGETEMKRYVVPISYLNHTSFQELLQKSEEEFGFQHPMGGLTIPCNEDAFFHVTSRLNTCL